In the Candidatus Methylomirabilis lanthanidiphila genome, one interval contains:
- a CDS encoding RNA helicase has product MSFSSFSLHANLLKAISNMGFEHPTPIQRLAIAPLLEGRDVMASAVTGSGKTAAFLLPVLHRLIEKPRGTTRALILAPTRELAAQITEHLHDLAAHTPLKGAAVYGGVSMAPQESAFRKGVDVLIATPGRLLDHLQYPYARLGGIEHLILDEADRMLDMGFLPDIRRILQRVPKQRQTLLFSATLPAPIVELAGEMLQNPVSLNVERKAAPATGITHVAYPVPHELKSTLFLELVRTSASKHVLAFTRTKHRADRLAGFLEKHGVTCTRIHGNRSQAQRTEALASFKRGRCRVLVATDIAARGIDVEALGLVVNFDVPPLPEDYIHRVGRTGRKQATGDAYTLVSPHEEDSLRAIERGIGARLPRQKVQGFNYATAPTERFEVPIAERITAIRARKAEERVRAKANAARRATQGITAGPAGNGTAGQRTRSYRPAGPSRWAGKPVTGQSFRRPVAARSNGKSV; this is encoded by the coding sequence ATGTCGTTTTCGTCATTCTCACTTCACGCGAACCTGTTGAAAGCCATCAGCAACATGGGGTTTGAGCACCCCACGCCGATCCAGCGCCTTGCTATTGCGCCCCTCCTGGAGGGTCGTGACGTCATGGCCTCCGCTGTGACCGGGAGCGGTAAAACCGCTGCGTTCCTGCTGCCAGTCCTCCACCGCCTCATCGAGAAGCCCAGGGGAACCACGAGGGCGCTCATCCTGGCGCCGACCCGGGAGCTGGCTGCGCAGATCACGGAACACCTCCACGATCTTGCCGCGCATACCCCTCTGAAGGGTGCGGCGGTCTACGGAGGCGTATCGATGGCGCCCCAGGAAAGCGCGTTCCGCAAAGGCGTCGATGTGCTGATCGCGACTCCAGGTCGACTCCTCGACCACCTCCAGTATCCGTACGCGCGTCTGGGCGGCATCGAGCACCTGATACTCGACGAGGCGGACCGGATGCTCGACATGGGCTTTCTACCCGATATCCGCCGCATCCTGCAGCGCGTTCCCAAACAACGGCAGACGTTGTTGTTCTCGGCGACCTTGCCCGCGCCCATCGTGGAGCTTGCCGGGGAGATGTTGCAGAACCCGGTCTCTCTGAACGTCGAGCGGAAGGCCGCGCCGGCGACGGGGATCACCCATGTTGCCTACCCCGTCCCGCATGAGCTGAAATCCACCCTCTTTCTGGAACTGGTGCGGACCAGCGCGTCCAAACACGTCCTGGCCTTCACCCGCACCAAGCACCGGGCCGATCGACTGGCCGGCTTCCTCGAAAAGCACGGTGTCACGTGCACCAGGATCCACGGCAACCGCAGCCAGGCGCAGCGGACCGAGGCCTTGGCCAGCTTCAAGAGGGGGCGGTGCCGCGTCCTGGTCGCAACCGACATCGCCGCCCGCGGCATCGACGTGGAGGCGTTGGGCCTCGTCGTGAATTTCGACGTCCCCCCTCTGCCCGAGGATTACATCCACCGGGTCGGGCGCACGGGACGCAAGCAAGCGACGGGCGACGCCTACACCCTCGTCTCGCCACACGAAGAGGACAGCCTCCGCGCCATCGAGCGCGGCATCGGCGCACGCCTGCCGCGCCAGAAGGTCCAGGGGTTTAATTATGCCACGGCGCCCACTGAGCGTTTTGAGGTCCCCATCGCCGAACGCATTACCGCCATCCGCGCTCGCAAAGCGGAGGAGCGGGTTCGGGCGAAGGCGAATGCTGCGCGCCGCGCTACGCAAGGGATCACGGCGGGTCCGGCCGGAAACGGGACAGCGGGGCAGAGAACCAGGAGCTATCGCCCGGCCGGCCCAAGCCGTTGGGCCGGAAAGCCGGTGACGGGGCAGTCCTTCCGTCGCCCTGTTGCAGCGCGCTCGAACGGGAAGTCCGTTTAG